In one window of Temnothorax longispinosus isolate EJ_2023e chromosome 9, Tlon_JGU_v1, whole genome shotgun sequence DNA:
- the LOC139818860 gene encoding tropomyosin, producing the protein MNVIKKRLQTLKLEKDLAMDKADLCDQQAKEANRREEKLRDEVRELAKKLMQMEHDLEVSKAQLVKSNRDLEIKERIYIVTQSELAVLNRKMQQCMQNLEKSEERRLSAQVKLAQAMETAEDAKRICKVLENRSKQDEERMDQLMAQLKEARLIAEDADTKSDEISRKLAFVEDELEAAEERVKSSEAKILEREDELFIIGNIFKSLEVSEEKANQRVEEFKAQLKELKVRLKAAERRAITAEKTVKIFAKEVDKREDYLLKEKEKYKYICDDLDSTFSELTGY; encoded by the exons ATGAACGTCATTAAGAAACGACTGCAGACGTTAAAGCTCGAGAAAGATCTCGCGATGGACAAAGCTGATCTATGCGATCAGCAGGCGAAGGAAGCAAATCGGAGGGAAGAAAAATTGAGGGATGAGGTTCGTGAACTGGCGAAAAAGCTGATGCAAATGGAGCACGATTTGGAAGTGAGTAAGGCCCAACTGGTGAAATCAAACAGGGATCTTGAGATAAAGGAGAGGATCTACATCGTG ACGCAGTCGGAACTGGCGGTGTTGAATAGAAAAATGCAGCAGTGCATGCAGAATTTAGAAAAGTCGGAGGAACGACGTTTGTCGGCTCAAGTAAAACTCGCGCAAGCCATGGAAACTGCTGAAGACGCAAAGcg CATCTGCAAAGTCCTGGAAAACAGGAGCAAGCAGGATGAAGAGAGAATGGACCAATTGATGGCGCAGTTGAAGGAAGCAAGGCTCATTGCTGAAGACGCTGACACGAAATCGGACGAGATTTCGAGGAAATTGGCGTTCGTCGAGGACGAGCTCGAAGCGGCGGAAGAAAGAGTTAAATCGAGCGAAGC GAAAATTCTCGAGAGAGAAGACGAGTTATTTATCATCGGCAATATATTCAAGTCCTTGGAGGTGTCCGAAGAGAAG GCTAACCAAAGGGTAGAAGAATTTAAAGCGCAGCTAAAGGAATTAAAAGTGAGACTGAAGGCTGCTGAAAGACGTGCCATAACTGCCGAGAAAACTGTCAAGATATTCGCAAAAGAAGTTGACAAGAGAGAAG ATTATCTgctaaaagaaaaggaaaaatacaaatatatctgCGACGATCTGGACTCCACGTTTTCGGAGCTTACGGGATACTGA
- the LOC139818859 gene encoding tropomyosin, translating into MEAIKKKIAALKLEMDAANEKVETNETKAKQENIRADRLNDDLRDLQKRLVQLERDYTIAKANLEQSTADLEQCEKSWSRAEQDRTVLTKKVQEIEASLTKKEELRLSATLKLARATELADDAQRMCNVLTERSRLDEERMEKLMSELKDARLIAEDADAKSDEIARKLQFVEEELEAAEERVKTSEAKIVEREDELFIVQNIVKSLEVSEEKANQRVEDFKLQLKSLKKKLKEAEKRAITAERTVKALLKEMDMKEDELREEREKYKAVCDDMDATFAEMTGY; encoded by the exons ATGGAGGcgatcaagaaaaaaatcgcgGCGTTGAAACTCGAGATGGATGCCGCGAACGAGAAGGTCGAAACCAATGAAACGAAAGCgaaacaagaaaatataagaGCAGACAGGCTGAACGACGATCTTAGAGATCTGCAGAAACGACTTGTCCAATTGGAACGAGATTATACTATCGCCAAAGCTAACTTGGAACAATCAACCGCTGATCTAGAGCAGTGCGAAAAATCTTGGTCCAGA GCTGAGCAAGATCGTACCGTTTTAACGAAGAAAGTACAAGAGATCGAAGCGAGTCTCACCAAAAAGGAGGAGCTGCGTCTTTCCGCCACACTAAAACTGGCACGTGCGACCGAACTCGCGGACGACGCGCAGAG AATGTGTAACGTCCTGACGGAGAGGAGTCGCTTGGACGAGGAACGTATGGAGAAGCTGATGTCGGAATTAAAAGACGCAAGATTAATCGCCGAAGACGCTGACGCGAAATCCGACGAAATAGCCAGGAAATTACAATTTGTGGAGGAGGAGTTAGAAGCTGCTGAAGAAAGAGTGAAGACCAGCGAAGC AAAAATCGTGGAACGCGAGGACGAGCTCTTCATTGTACAGAATATCGTAAAATCCCTTGAAGTATCCGAGGAGAAG GCAAACCAGCGAGTAGAAGATTTTAAGCTGCAGCTGAAGTCCTTGAAGAAAAAACTGAAGGAAGCAGAGAAGCGTGCAATCACCGCCGAAAGGACGGTCAAGGCGTTATTAAAGGAAATGGACATGAAGGAAG ACGAACTCAGAGAAGAAAGGGAAAAGTACAAGGCGGTCTGCGACGACATGGACGCGACATTCGCCGAGATGACAGGCTATTAA